Proteins co-encoded in one Prescottella sp. R16 genomic window:
- a CDS encoding lipase family protein — MRRSRILAAVGAFSTLVAVWGGAVTPPVLAGAAPVQPAVDDFYRAPDGFESTAPGTILRDRPVQLASYSALPFNAQAWQLLYRTTDLAGSPMASVTTVILPAGAPPAGGRPLLSYQMATDSIDPGCAASVAMQPGSGLEAFTTQGQMTFVGQALQRGWAVSVPDHEGPAPRVGTPREPGYVALDGIRAAEQFAPLGLSGAQTPVGLWGYSGGGLASAWAAQVQPTYAPELNVRGFALGSPSPDPAAVVHRLNGTPWAGLQTMVLASTREIFPDAAREIDARLTPEGRAALAAPADQCLASTIATNLFRDNTGYWTVPLTELLQVPAIAAAVAETTLGGTAPTAPVYLYSGVNDEIVPIATVDQLADTYCAGGTPLTYRRDEISLHATLIVTGAADALNWLGDRIGGVPSAPGCNTQTLTSTLQAPGALETYVSTTLGMGDILMGRPIGPR; from the coding sequence ATGCGCAGATCGAGGATCTTGGCGGCAGTGGGGGCGTTTTCGACTTTGGTGGCGGTGTGGGGTGGTGCGGTCACACCTCCCGTACTCGCGGGTGCCGCTCCGGTGCAGCCGGCTGTCGACGACTTCTATCGTGCACCGGACGGATTCGAGTCGACGGCTCCCGGAACCATCCTCCGCGACCGGCCCGTGCAACTGGCGTCGTACTCGGCGTTGCCGTTCAACGCGCAGGCATGGCAACTTCTCTACCGGACAACGGATCTCGCGGGCAGCCCCATGGCGAGCGTGACCACCGTGATACTGCCTGCCGGCGCACCGCCCGCCGGTGGACGCCCGTTGCTGTCGTATCAGATGGCAACGGACAGTATCGATCCCGGCTGTGCGGCCTCGGTCGCCATGCAGCCCGGATCCGGACTCGAGGCGTTCACCACTCAGGGACAGATGACCTTCGTCGGTCAGGCTCTCCAACGAGGCTGGGCGGTCTCGGTTCCCGATCACGAAGGTCCCGCACCGCGTGTGGGCACTCCACGAGAGCCCGGTTATGTAGCGCTCGACGGCATCCGGGCCGCGGAGCAGTTCGCTCCGCTCGGACTCTCCGGGGCACAGACTCCGGTCGGACTGTGGGGCTACTCGGGCGGCGGGCTCGCGTCCGCATGGGCTGCGCAGGTGCAGCCGACATACGCGCCGGAGCTGAACGTACGAGGATTCGCTCTGGGCTCGCCGTCGCCGGATCCTGCAGCGGTCGTCCATCGTCTCAATGGAACGCCCTGGGCTGGACTGCAGACAATGGTCCTCGCATCGACACGGGAGATCTTCCCCGACGCAGCACGTGAGATCGATGCACGCCTCACTCCGGAGGGCCGCGCGGCGTTGGCCGCTCCAGCTGATCAGTGCCTGGCGTCGACGATTGCCACCAACCTCTTTCGCGACAACACCGGCTACTGGACGGTCCCGTTGACGGAACTGTTGCAGGTGCCGGCGATTGCCGCCGCCGTCGCGGAGACCACACTCGGCGGCACTGCACCCACGGCACCCGTATATCTGTACAGCGGCGTGAACGACGAGATCGTTCCGATCGCCACCGTCGATCAGCTGGCCGACACCTACTGCGCGGGCGGCACTCCGCTCACCTACCGCCGAGACGAGATCAGCCTGCACGCCACGCTCATCGTGACCGGCGCCGCGGACGCGTTGAACTGGCTGGGCGACAGGATCGGTGGCGTACCGAGCGCGCCGGGTTGCAACACGCAAACCCTGACCTCGACCCTGCAAGCGCCCGGCGCCCTGGAGACCTACGTGTCGACCACCCTGGGAATGGGTGACATCCTGATGGGCCGACCGATCGGACCCCGGTAG
- a CDS encoding molybdopterin-dependent oxidoreductase codes for MAHWGMFEVEASDGDVTAVHPYAGDEDPSPILGNLPGSVRSRTRITGPAVRCGWLENGPGPSDARGADEFVPVSWNELHDLLARELRRVVDEHGNRAIFGGSYGWASAGRFHHAQSQIHRFLNLLGGYTGSVQNYSIGATGVIMPHVVGAHWKLFARATDWTVIAENTDLMVCFGGIPVKNTAVASGGTSAHPTRGALDRLRARGGRLVSISPLRDDLHGEYEWLAPVPGTDVAIMLALAHVLASEGLHDKGFLARYCVGYERFENYLFGGDDGIAKTPGWASALSGIPAETIVALARRMAAGRTMVTVTWSLQRVRHGEQAPWAGITLAAMLGQIGVPGGGFGHGYGSMNEPGLGPVPYPLPTLFQGSNPVPDFIPAAAISDLLLRPGEEFDYDGRRHTYPDIRLVYWAGGNPFHHHQDLGRLRRALARPDTIVVHDPYWTPMARHADIVVPSTTSLERDDLACSRNDPLLVAMTQAVPRYAGARDDYDTFAALAYRLGFGERFTEGRTAGQWIEHLYEQWRGFVLADPQHLEAPTYAEFRRRGHVRMRTEDRLTLFADFRDDPVGSPLRTPSGRIEIFSATVEGFGYDDCRGHPRWYEPDEWLGGERASRFPLHLIANQPKTRLHGQLDHGAVSRASKIRGREPVRMHPADAAARGIGAGDVVRVFNDRGACLAGAVLDDGVRCSVVQLATGAWYDPLDPADPDSMCVHGNPNVLTADVGSSGLSHGCTGQHVLVQIERFDGDLPPIRVFEPPI; via the coding sequence ATGGCGCACTGGGGCATGTTCGAGGTCGAGGCATCCGACGGTGACGTCACCGCGGTCCATCCGTATGCGGGCGATGAGGACCCGTCACCGATCCTGGGGAACCTGCCCGGATCAGTACGGTCCCGCACCCGTATCACCGGCCCGGCCGTGCGTTGCGGCTGGCTCGAGAACGGTCCCGGCCCGTCGGACGCCCGGGGCGCCGACGAGTTCGTGCCCGTGTCGTGGAACGAACTGCACGACCTGCTCGCACGCGAATTGCGGCGTGTCGTCGACGAGCACGGCAACCGGGCGATCTTCGGCGGCTCCTACGGATGGGCCAGCGCCGGGCGATTCCATCACGCGCAGAGCCAGATCCACCGGTTCCTCAACCTGCTCGGCGGCTACACCGGCTCGGTGCAGAACTATTCGATCGGCGCGACCGGTGTGATCATGCCGCACGTCGTCGGCGCCCACTGGAAACTGTTCGCCCGCGCCACCGACTGGACCGTTATCGCCGAGAACACCGATCTGATGGTGTGTTTCGGCGGTATCCCGGTCAAGAACACCGCCGTCGCATCCGGTGGCACCAGCGCCCATCCCACCCGTGGTGCACTCGACCGGCTTCGTGCCCGCGGCGGGCGGCTGGTGTCGATCAGCCCGCTGCGCGACGACCTGCACGGTGAGTACGAGTGGCTCGCCCCGGTTCCCGGGACCGATGTCGCGATCATGCTCGCCCTCGCGCATGTCCTCGCGTCGGAAGGGTTGCACGACAAGGGTTTCCTCGCTCGCTACTGCGTCGGCTACGAGCGGTTCGAGAACTATCTGTTCGGTGGCGACGACGGGATCGCGAAGACCCCGGGGTGGGCGTCGGCGCTGTCCGGGATACCGGCCGAGACGATCGTGGCTTTGGCGCGGCGGATGGCTGCCGGCCGCACGATGGTCACCGTCACGTGGTCGCTGCAACGCGTCCGGCACGGCGAACAGGCGCCGTGGGCGGGCATCACCCTCGCTGCGATGCTCGGGCAGATCGGTGTTCCCGGAGGCGGATTCGGCCACGGTTACGGCTCGATGAACGAGCCCGGCCTCGGACCGGTGCCGTATCCGCTGCCCACTCTGTTCCAGGGCAGCAACCCGGTGCCCGATTTCATCCCGGCCGCGGCGATCTCGGATCTGCTGCTGCGTCCGGGGGAGGAGTTCGACTACGACGGCCGACGCCACACCTACCCCGACATCCGGCTCGTGTACTGGGCGGGCGGAAATCCGTTCCATCACCACCAGGACCTCGGCCGGCTGCGACGCGCGCTGGCCCGACCCGACACGATCGTCGTGCACGATCCTTACTGGACGCCGATGGCCCGCCACGCCGACATCGTCGTCCCGTCCACCACGTCCCTCGAACGTGACGACCTGGCGTGCAGCCGCAACGATCCGCTGCTCGTCGCGATGACGCAGGCGGTGCCCCGGTACGCGGGTGCCCGCGACGACTACGACACGTTCGCCGCGCTCGCGTACCGGCTCGGGTTCGGGGAGCGGTTCACCGAGGGCCGCACCGCGGGGCAGTGGATCGAGCACCTGTACGAGCAGTGGCGTGGCTTCGTCCTCGCCGACCCGCAGCATCTCGAGGCGCCGACGTACGCCGAGTTCCGGCGGCGCGGGCACGTGCGGATGCGCACCGAGGACCGGCTCACCCTGTTCGCTGACTTCCGCGACGATCCGGTGGGCAGTCCGCTGCGCACCCCGAGTGGACGCATCGAGATCTTCTCCGCGACCGTCGAGGGTTTCGGTTACGACGACTGCCGGGGTCATCCACGCTGGTACGAGCCCGACGAATGGCTCGGCGGCGAGCGGGCGTCCCGGTTCCCGCTGCATCTGATCGCGAACCAGCCGAAGACTCGGCTGCACGGTCAGCTCGACCACGGTGCGGTGAGCCGGGCGTCGAAGATCCGGGGGCGTGAACCGGTCCGCATGCATCCCGCGGACGCCGCCGCCCGCGGTATCGGGGCCGGGGACGTGGTGCGGGTGTTCAACGACCGCGGCGCCTGCCTGGCCGGGGCCGTCCTCGACGACGGGGTCCGGTGCTCGGTGGTGCAACTGGCCACCGGCGCCTGGTACGACCCGCTCGACCCCGCAGATCCGGATTCGATGTGTGTGCACGGCAATCCGAACGTGCTTACCGCCGACGTCGGCAGTTCCGGGCTGTCCCACGGCTGCACCGGACAGCACGTCCTCGTGCAGATCGAACGGTTCGACGGGGATCTGCCGCCGATCCGGGTGTTCGAGCCACCGATCTAA
- a CDS encoding GntR family transcriptional regulator produces MLIRIDPSSAVPLYEQFAASVRGAIADGSVAAGQRLPSARDLAASLDVNVHTVLRGYQELRDEGLIELRRGRGAVVMGDASARGRVLAAVREAAAEARRYGMSTADLLDLVKKEMT; encoded by the coding sequence GTGCTCATCCGAATCGATCCGTCGTCCGCGGTTCCGCTGTACGAACAGTTCGCCGCGTCGGTGCGCGGCGCGATCGCCGACGGCTCCGTTGCGGCAGGGCAGCGCCTGCCGTCGGCCCGAGACCTGGCCGCTTCCCTGGACGTCAACGTGCACACCGTGCTCCGCGGCTATCAGGAGTTGCGCGACGAGGGGCTGATCGAACTGCGTCGCGGTCGCGGCGCCGTCGTGATGGGGGACGCGTCCGCTCGCGGTCGTGTGCTCGCGGCCGTCCGCGAGGCCGCGGCGGAGGCGCGCCGATACGGCATGAGCACGGCCGACCTGCTCGACCTGGTGAAGAAGGAGATGACATGA